The Drosophila bipectinata strain 14024-0381.07 chromosome 2L, DbipHiC1v2, whole genome shotgun sequence genome has a segment encoding these proteins:
- the LOC108131084 gene encoding uncharacterized protein, with protein MLLSLGGFGLLDAVSDQLMSHSQRLPAGSIGFRLTAWPKDQWSISAKMVDSLTTRYLLATLLMALGFCLAVTKDSDSKWMAPLRQYGYTAQHLKNKVEHGEFTTFELGSPNYQILNPEAEPEYITADQPHYQDMLRRLTSGQNGAETIDVEMAGRTGSSGQDPPPSSTASPKDQQKTTESTPDSWEKVKKRSSSKGQDEENHTQETQAVDAPSLHPKIQVYAGARPFQSLVANLN; from the exons ATGCTTCTAAGTCTGGGTGGCTTTGGACTTTTGGATGCAGTATCCGACCAGCTGATGTCTCATAGCCAGAG ATTACCAGCAGGTTCTATTGGCTTTCGGCTAACGGCCTGGCCCAAAGATCAATGGAGCATCAGTGCGAAAATGGTCGACTCGCTGACGACACGATACCTGCTGGCCACCTTGCTGATGGCCCTTGGATTCTGCCTGGCAGTCACCAAGGACTCGGATTCCAAGTGGATGGCTCCGCTCAGGCAGTACGGCTACACGGCCCAGCACCTGAAGAACAAGGTGGAGCACGGGGAGTTTACAACCTTTGAGCTGGGTAGCCCCAATTACCAGATCCTTAACCCCGAAGCCGAACCGGAGTACATTACGGCGGATCAGCCGCACTACCAGGATATGCTTCGACGGCTGACCAGCGGACAGAATGGTGCCGAAACCATTGATGTGGAGATGGCGGGCCGGACGGGCAGTTCAGGCCAAGATCCCCCTCCATCCTCAACAGCATCACCAAAAGACCAACAGAAGACAACGGAATCCACACCCGATAGCTGGGAGAAGGTGAAGAAGCGGAGCTCCTCCAAGGGGCAGGATGAGGAAAACCATACCCAGGAGACCCAGGCAGTGGATGCACCGAGCTTGCATCCCAAAATCCAGGTCTATGCTGGAGCTCGACCCTTCCAAAGTCTAGTGGCCAACCTGAATTAG
- the jp gene encoding uncharacterized protein jp isoform X2: MDWYPEEDEEDLMFSPALLARRASESWIVEPPVESVPINVTLQRKKSMPDFQELPRATEAMSREEVSALGSARREAVRRQIEVNERLRANPLLYLVSPQVRDWFVRQQLMLIVLFFNAALALLFVYMLT, from the exons ATGGATTGGTATCCggaggaggatgaggaggacCTGATGTTCTCGCCGGCTCTGTTGGCCAGGCGGGCCAGTGAAAGCTGGATAGTTGAACCACCAGTTGAG TCGGTGCCCATTAATGTGACGCTGCAAAGGAAAAAGTCCATGCCAGATTTCCAGGAGCTGCCCCGCGCCACCGAGGCCATGAGCCGGGAGGAGGTATCCGCCCTTGGCTCGGCCCGGCGGGAGGCAGTGCGTCGCCAGATCGAGGTCAACGAACGCCTTCGAGCGAATCCGTTGTTGTACTTGGTCAGTCCACAGGTTAGG GATTGGTTTGTGCGCCAACAGCTGATGCTGATTGTCCTGTTTTTCAATGCGGCGTTGGCGCTGCTGTTTGTTTACATGCTCACCTAG
- the brwl gene encoding uncharacterized protein brwl isoform X1: MSPNLALSMTTSTRSNSTTNSRNNTTKHDSEERENIESSTTTTAPNGFNYQRSPTRLGSGTSRVMQADEDFNIRFVNLVRHHKCLYDKKVPEYRNRDNQEKAWVLISKETRESVIHCKERWRNLRACLSRYIKQQAGSEPQHKPYYLTEHMAFLLPFLKSTRNSLESNSSLASLYQLSQHHSMPHLIGSDNIYCSNIATTNNENIHRNGGDPSEDMMVMKHSISENDDEETIDAFDPTVASTLCQQRGVAAPNTPNAVHEKIGPGSPARSETASADSMQNFIPDVQLAETGSQLMYGDSGRGTPPPLHYHPHSLSLSMEHHAPSFEASSAKRIKTECEATSTITNGGNLYGGLSVSEAADMDFFRSILPDIANLTAQQRRKFKIGILELIDDVVTRYPSQERCNGGGLLNGSGSSSNGGSVNSVSKQSRRTAGRDWRKQ; this comes from the exons ATGAG CCCTAATCTAGCCCTAAGTATGACCACCTCAACGCGGAGCAATAGCACCACGAACAGCAGGAACAACACCACCAAGCACGACAGCGAGGAGCGGGAGAACATCGAaagctccaccaccaccaccgcccccAACGGGTTCAACTACCAACGCAGTCCAACGAGATTGGGATCGGGAACCTCGCGAGTGATGCAGGCGGACGAGGACTTCAACATACGATTCGTGAACCTGGTGCGGCACCACAAGTGTCTCTACGACAAGAAGGTGCCGGAGTACCGCAACAG AGACAACCAGGAGAAGGCCTGGGTTCTGATATCCAAGGAGACCCGGGAAAGTG TGATCCACTGCAAGGAACGTTGGAGGAATCTGCGCGCCTGCCTCTCCCGGTACATCAAGCAACAGGCTGGGTCGGAGCCCCAACACAAGCCCTACTATCTCACCGAGCACATGGCCTTTCTGCTGCCCTTCCTGAAGTCCACGCGGAACTCCCTGGAGAGCAACTCCAGCCTGGCGTCCCTGTATCAGCTATCTCAGCATCATAGTATGCCGCACCTGATCGGATCGGACAACATCTACTGCTCCAACATCGCCACTACCAACAACGAGAACATCCACAGGAACGGGGGAGATCCCAGCGAGGACATGATGGTGATGAAGCACTCGATATCGGAGAACGATGACGAGGAGACTATAGATGCCTTTGATCCCACGGTGGCCAGCACTCTCTGCCAGCAGAGGGGGGTGGCGGCGCCCAACACCCCCAACGCCGTCCATGAGAAGATCGGACCGGGATCACCCGCCAGGAGCGAAACGGCGAGCGCGGACAGCATGCAGAACTTTATTCCCGACGTCCAGCTGGCTGAGACCGGGTCCCAGCTCATGTACGGTGACTCGGGTCGCGGCACCCCACCGCCCCTGCACTACCACCCCCACTCCCTGAGTCTGTCCATGGAGCACCATGCCCCGTCGTTCGAGGCGAGTAGCGCCAAGAGGATCAAGACGGAGTGCGAGGCCACCAGCACGATAACCAACGGAGGCAATCTCTACGGCGGCCTCAGTGTCTCGGAGGCCGCGGACATGGACTTCTTTCGCAGCATCCTGCCGGACATTGCCAACCTGACGGCCCAGCAGCGTCGCAAGTTCAAGATCGGCATCCTGGAGCTGATCGACGACGTGGTCACCCGCTATCCCTCCCAGGAGCGTTGCAACGGAGGTGGACTGCTCAACGGCAGTGGCAGTAGCAGCAATGGGGGATCAGTGAACAGTGTTTCGAAACAGTCGAGACGCACTGCTGGCCGAGATTGGCGGAAACAGTGA
- the jp gene encoding junctophilin-1 isoform X1 has product MQQAGQLTPQQLQQQQQQLQQQQQLQQNGGDLSAYASQPGVSRRGPISGGRFDFEDGGTYCGGWDEGKAHGHGVCTGPKHQGAYAGAWNYGFEVSGSYIWPSGSHYEGQWQNGRRHGLGVEQIGRQIYRGEWSKDGHKGRYGVRESTVSTAKYEGTWNEGYQDGSGCETYADGGKYQGQWQEGKRHGYGIRTSAPFGLASHHRRKNLHASLSSLRSGENGNAAKMVEKAEEIRGGFVLTAKSDKLPVRRNSLTDKTGKKGFLMGLKMRKQRSTGDLEKRGTIASGSIRSTMSSASWISTGSEQSNLTTKSNHTESNASFTMDDEQLDPTVVETYMGEWKKDKRCGHGVAERSDGLKYEGEWYNNRKHGYGVTTFRDGTVEEGKYKNNILITSQKKKHLFLARSRKFRDRITAAVNAAQRALKMAMQRSDMAISRMATAAAKAQNADMAAEQARIDCENAVRMAREFAPDFKPSVLERFEKLRFRERERFRPGQSAASDANVKMGVGMQPSQQQSQQQAGQFSPASSSGSDAYATQAQRQQQYLNMQQVQQQQRRMSQQKQESECPVPSSMYSQQLPVSPQTDLSGMVSQGQPSHAQVISAINQMYHQQQHQQQQHQQLQQQQPSQQQSNPQMNPAYQFQQQQPPGQAKINSNLNANLKQNQNQNQVQGQTQNQKQVPFGAGTNVAGLSPQQQQLLQQQQLQQQQQQQQLLQQQQQQQQQLLQQQQLQQQQLHQQQQQQLQQQPSLHASPSHNASNLLRRASQMQQQQLQEAASAAAMSANAAAMAAAQQQQRSGRPPMLGQMGQQSSIDHFDHYKRPPSRDSSIDRYARAASRLSGAFAGSRQTSLDRSGLADPLTNGGTSTPDGRQRAGSVFRGSTPQPGAGASQMTGNGSLPSGNGSAAGGRLSRAGTPSLGSGGRAPSQSNAEPLFSSPNQPFEDVLLRQRTLGQDIIPSPSQPKRTESLYLPAKPATPVGMAMGGKGGGGGGGGGGGGGGKKMKSVPINVTLQRKKSMPDFQELPRATEAMSREEVSALGSARREAVRRQIEVNERLRANPLLYLVSPQVRDWFVRQQLMLIVLFFNAALALLFVYMLT; this is encoded by the exons ATGCAACAGGCTGGCCAACTGACGCCCcagcaactgcagcaacagcagcagcagctccagcagcagcagcaactgcaacagaaTGGCGGCGACTTGTCCGCCTACGCCTCCCAGCCGGGGGTCAGTAGGCGTGGCCCCATAAGCGGCGGCCGCTTCGACTTTGAGGATGGCGGCACGTACTGCGGCGGATGGGACGAGGGCAAGGCGCACGGACACGGAGTCTGTACGGGTCCCAAGCACCAGGGCGCCTATGCCGGAGCCTGGAACTACGGATTCGAGGTCTCCGGCTCATACATCTGGCCCAG CGGATCACACTACGAGGGCCAGTGGCAGAACGGACGCCGTCATGGCCTGGGCGTGGAGCAGATCGGGCGGCAGATCTACCGCGGCGAGTGGTCCAAGGATGGGCACAAGGGACGCTACGGTGTCCGGGAGAGCACGGTGTCGACGGCCAAGTACGAGGGCACCTGGAACGAGGGCTATCAGGACGGGTCCGGATGCGAGACCTACGCGGATGGAG GCAAGTACCAGGGCCAGTGGCAGGAGGGCAAGCGACACGGGTATGGAATCCGCACCTCGGCCCCCTTTGGCCTGGCCTCTCACCACCGCCGTAAGAACCTGCACGCCTCCCTCAGCTCCCTGCGGAGCGGAGAGAACGGAAACGCGGCCAAGATGGTGGAGAAGGCGGAGGAGATCCGGGGCGGATTCGTCCTCACGGCTAAGTCGGACAAGCTTCCGGTGCGCCGCAACAGCCTGACGGACAAGACCGGCAAGAAGGGCTTCCTGATG GGCCTCAAGATGCGAAAGCAGCGAAGCACCGGGGATCTGGAGAAGCGTGGAACCATCGCTTCGGGCAGTATACGCTCCACCATGTCCTCGGCTTCCTGGATTAGCACCGGCTCCGAGCAGTCCAACCTGACCACAAA ATCCAATCACACAGAGTCCAATGCCAGTTTCACCATGGACGATGAGCAACTGGACCCCACTGTGGTTGAGACCTACATGGGCGAGTGGAAGAAGGACAAGCGTTGTGGTCACGGTGTGGCCGAACGCAGTGATGGACTCAA ATACGAGGGCGAGTGGTATAATAACCGCAAGCATGGCTATGGTGTTACCACCTTCCGGGACGGCACCGTCGAGGAGGGCAAGTACAAGAACAACATCCTGATCACCAGCCAGAAGAAGAAGCATTTGTTCCTGGCGCGCTCCCGCAAATTCCGCGACCGCATCACGGCGGCGGTGAATGCGGCCCAGCGCGCCCTCAAGATGGCCATGCAGCGGTCGGACATGGCCATTTCCCGCATGGCCACCGCCGCGGCCAAGGCCCAGAACGCGGACATGGCCGCCGAGCAGGCGCGCATCGATTGCGAGAATGCCGTTCGGATGGCGCGCGAGTTTGCTCCGGACTTCAAGCCGTCGGTGCTGGAGCGGTTCGAAAAGCTGCGCTTCCGGGAGCGGGAACGCTTCCGTCCCGGGCAGTCGGCCGCCTCCGATGCCAACGTGAAGATGGGCGTGGGCATGCAGCCGTCGCAGCAGCAGTCGCAGCAGCAGGCGGGCCAGTTCTCGCCGGCGAGCAGCAGCGGCTCGGACGCCTATGCCACGCAGGCCCAGCGCCAGCAGCAATATCTGAACATGCAAcaggtgcagcagcagcagcgtcGGATGTCGCAGCAGAAGCAGGAGTCCGAGTGCCCGGTGCCGTCGTCCATGTACTCGCAGCAGCTGCCCGTATCGCCGCAGACGGACCTCTCCGGCATGGTCAGCCAGGGCCAGCCCAGCCACGCCCAGGTGATCAGCGCCATCAATCAGATGtaccatcagcagcagcaccagcagcagcagcatcaacagctgcagcagcagcagccgtcGCAGCAACAGAGCAATCCGCAAATGAATCCTGCATATCagttccagcagcagcagccgcctgGCCAGGCCAAGATCAATTCCAATCTGAATGCCAACCTCaaacagaaccagaaccagaaccaggtCCAAGGTCAAACCCAAAACCAGAAGCAAGTGCCCTTCGGGGCGGGCACAAACGTGGCTGGCCTGTCGccgcaacaacagcaacttctgcagcagcagcaactccagcagcagcaacagcaacagcaactcctacaacaacagcagcagcagcaacagcaactcctgcagcagcagcagctccagcagcagcaactccatcagcagcagcaacagcaactccAGCAGCAACCCTCGCTGCATGCCTCGCCCAGCCACAATGCCTCGAACCTGCTGCGCCGCGCCTCGCaaatgcaacagcagcagctccaggaGGCGGCCAGTGCCGCCGCCATGTCGGCCAATGCCGCTGCCATGGCCgccgcccagcagcagcagcgcagcGGCCGCCCGCCCATGCTGGGCCAGATGGGCCAGCAGTCCTCCATCGACCACTTCGACCACTACAAGCGACCGCCCAGCCGCGACTCCTCCATCGATCGGTACGCCCGGGCGGCCAGCAGGCTGAGCGGCGCCTTTGCCGGCTCGCGGCAGACCTCGCTGGACCGCTCCGGCCTCGCCGATCCGCTGACCAACGGCGGCACCAGCACTCCCGACGGCCGCCAGCGGGCGGGCTCAGTATTCCGCGGATCCACCCCGCAACCAGGAGCCGGAGCCTCGCAGATGACGGGCAACGGATCGCTGCCCTCGGGCAATGGTTCCGCGGCCGGAGGGCGTCTATCGCGTGCTGGCACGCCCAGTTTGGGGTCCGGAGGACGGGCGCCCAGTCAAAGCAACGCGGAGCCGCTGTTCTCCTCGCCCAACCAGCCGTTCGAGGATGTGCTGCTGCGCCAGCGGACACTTGGCCAGGACATCATTCCCTCGCCCTCGCAGCCCAAGCGCACGGAGAGCCTGTATCTGCCGGCCAAGCCGGCCACGCCCGTGGGCATGGCCATGGGCGGCAAAGGAGGCGGTggaggaggcggcggcggcggtggcggtggcggcaaGAAAATGAAG TCGGTGCCCATTAATGTGACGCTGCAAAGGAAAAAGTCCATGCCAGATTTCCAGGAGCTGCCCCGCGCCACCGAGGCCATGAGCCGGGAGGAGGTATCCGCCCTTGGCTCGGCCCGGCGGGAGGCAGTGCGTCGCCAGATCGAGGTCAACGAACGCCTTCGAGCGAATCCGTTGTTGTACTTGGTCAGTCCACAGGTTAGG GATTGGTTTGTGCGCCAACAGCTGATGCTGATTGTCCTGTTTTTCAATGCGGCGTTGGCGCTGCTGTTTGTTTACATGCTCACCTAG
- the LOC108131181 gene encoding uncharacterized protein, whose product MFGRCSLLFVAVLLASTASIQSHFPEYCAECEQEVWEQVPCSEVPTTPAPTTAGTTSATTTRPGTTSVPTTTEIPYPPSPEPPTPDYTTPQTPYKKCYCECKLGCKEFCRKVVSSDPQQPLTQISSIGEYAPGGQVEFNHVHQRKFVPKYGGDGYAGLVGPVGGPKSYKPYPLVYEEQAASATPSPAVANIAAPNFSLEELAQLLSNAYGGKKSYSAPSPLPPAPSVYYSPVYNKQTVPVISKVLPAPKRSSKILVSAVASSSGVSLAKIKTPYEEKLVVATQPPSYDQTTSYPIVEEPKVYIPSQTEAYPIVPSHTESYPSPAVNYPSITESYPKESYPTATESYPSHTESYAPQTESYPVPPPPAPVKTYDNSVPGRDKPSSTFDLAIDNYLKDFGYGNQGRGYDY is encoded by the coding sequence atgTTTGGGCGTTGCAGTTTGCTTTTTGTGGCCGTTTTGCTGGCTTCCACGGCTTCCATACAGTCCCATTTCCCGGAGTATTGCGCGGAGTGCGAGCAGGAGGTGTGGGAGCAGGTGCCGTGCAGCGAAGTGCCTACCACTCCAGCACCTACGACAGCGGGGACGACAAGTGCCACAACGACGAGACCCGGTACCACCTCTGTGCCCACCACCACTGAGATACCCTACCCACCTAGCCCCGAGCCACCCACTCCGGATTACACCACACCGCAGACGCCGTACAAGAAGTGCTACTGCGAGTGCAAGCTGGGCTGCAAGGAGTTCTGCCGCAAGGTGGTCTCCTCCGATCCCCAGCAGCCCCTCACCCAGATCTCCTCCATCGGAGAGTACGCTCCTGGCGGCCAGGTGGAGTTCAACCACGTCCACCAGCGCAAGTTCGTGCCCAAGTACGGAGGCGACGGCTATGCCGGCCTGGTGGGTCCAGTGGGTGGCCCCAAATCGTATAAGCCCTACCCCCTGGTCTACGAAGAACAAGCCGCCTCCGCCACCCCATCCCCTGCCGTGGCCAACATAGCTGCTCCCAATTTCTCGTTGGAGGAGCTGGCCCAGCTCCTGAGCAATGCCTACGGTGGAAAGAAGAGCTACTCCGCGCCCAGTCCGCTCCCACCGGCTCCCTCCGTTTACTATTCCCCGGTCTACAACAAACAGACAGTGCCGGTCATCAGCAAGGTGCTGCCAGCTCCCAAGCGCAGCTCCAAGATCCTCGTGTCGGCGGTGGCCTCATCCTCCGGGGTGTCCCTGGCCAAAATAAAGACCCCCTACGAGGAGAAGCTGGTGGTGGCAACCCAACCGCCAAGCTACGACCAGACCACCTCCTATCCCATTGTAGAGGAGCCCAAGGTCTATATCCCCAGCCAAACAGAGGCCTATCCCATTGTGCCCAGCCACACGGAGTCCTATCCCAGCCCGGCGGTAAACTATCCAAGCATCACGGAGTCCTACCCCAAGGAGTCCTACCCCACCGCCACGGAGTCCTATCCCAGCCACACGGAGTCGTATGCTCCGCAAACTGAATCCTATCCCGTGCCACCGCCTCCAGCCCCGGTGAAGACCTACGATAACTCCGTTCCCGGTCGGGACAAGCCATCCTCCACCTTCGACCTGGCCATCGACAACTACCTGAAGGACTTTGGCTACGGCAACCAGGGAAGGGGCTACGATTACTGA
- the brwl gene encoding uncharacterized protein brwl isoform X2 translates to MTTSTRSNSTTNSRNNTTKHDSEERENIESSTTTTAPNGFNYQRSPTRLGSGTSRVMQADEDFNIRFVNLVRHHKCLYDKKVPEYRNRDNQEKAWVLISKETRESVIHCKERWRNLRACLSRYIKQQAGSEPQHKPYYLTEHMAFLLPFLKSTRNSLESNSSLASLYQLSQHHSMPHLIGSDNIYCSNIATTNNENIHRNGGDPSEDMMVMKHSISENDDEETIDAFDPTVASTLCQQRGVAAPNTPNAVHEKIGPGSPARSETASADSMQNFIPDVQLAETGSQLMYGDSGRGTPPPLHYHPHSLSLSMEHHAPSFEASSAKRIKTECEATSTITNGGNLYGGLSVSEAADMDFFRSILPDIANLTAQQRRKFKIGILELIDDVVTRYPSQERCNGGGLLNGSGSSSNGGSVNSVSKQSRRTAGRDWRKQ, encoded by the exons ATGACCACCTCAACGCGGAGCAATAGCACCACGAACAGCAGGAACAACACCACCAAGCACGACAGCGAGGAGCGGGAGAACATCGAaagctccaccaccaccaccgcccccAACGGGTTCAACTACCAACGCAGTCCAACGAGATTGGGATCGGGAACCTCGCGAGTGATGCAGGCGGACGAGGACTTCAACATACGATTCGTGAACCTGGTGCGGCACCACAAGTGTCTCTACGACAAGAAGGTGCCGGAGTACCGCAACAG AGACAACCAGGAGAAGGCCTGGGTTCTGATATCCAAGGAGACCCGGGAAAGTG TGATCCACTGCAAGGAACGTTGGAGGAATCTGCGCGCCTGCCTCTCCCGGTACATCAAGCAACAGGCTGGGTCGGAGCCCCAACACAAGCCCTACTATCTCACCGAGCACATGGCCTTTCTGCTGCCCTTCCTGAAGTCCACGCGGAACTCCCTGGAGAGCAACTCCAGCCTGGCGTCCCTGTATCAGCTATCTCAGCATCATAGTATGCCGCACCTGATCGGATCGGACAACATCTACTGCTCCAACATCGCCACTACCAACAACGAGAACATCCACAGGAACGGGGGAGATCCCAGCGAGGACATGATGGTGATGAAGCACTCGATATCGGAGAACGATGACGAGGAGACTATAGATGCCTTTGATCCCACGGTGGCCAGCACTCTCTGCCAGCAGAGGGGGGTGGCGGCGCCCAACACCCCCAACGCCGTCCATGAGAAGATCGGACCGGGATCACCCGCCAGGAGCGAAACGGCGAGCGCGGACAGCATGCAGAACTTTATTCCCGACGTCCAGCTGGCTGAGACCGGGTCCCAGCTCATGTACGGTGACTCGGGTCGCGGCACCCCACCGCCCCTGCACTACCACCCCCACTCCCTGAGTCTGTCCATGGAGCACCATGCCCCGTCGTTCGAGGCGAGTAGCGCCAAGAGGATCAAGACGGAGTGCGAGGCCACCAGCACGATAACCAACGGAGGCAATCTCTACGGCGGCCTCAGTGTCTCGGAGGCCGCGGACATGGACTTCTTTCGCAGCATCCTGCCGGACATTGCCAACCTGACGGCCCAGCAGCGTCGCAAGTTCAAGATCGGCATCCTGGAGCTGATCGACGACGTGGTCACCCGCTATCCCTCCCAGGAGCGTTGCAACGGAGGTGGACTGCTCAACGGCAGTGGCAGTAGCAGCAATGGGGGATCAGTGAACAGTGTTTCGAAACAGTCGAGACGCACTGCTGGCCGAGATTGGCGGAAACAGTGA